One part of the Pecten maximus chromosome 1, xPecMax1.1, whole genome shotgun sequence genome encodes these proteins:
- the LOC117330915 gene encoding splicing regulatory glutamine/lysine-rich protein 1-like: protein MRNVTGNNTGNEDTREQKHREENGHTGNNKTVKRTDTQGTTRQNERTQDKTQERTGHTGNKKHRNRPTHREQETQGTKATGRTGNKGTHRERERTHRNKKHRERDRTHREQENRNETDTQGKRTTHRNKKNRERDRTNREQETRNENGHTGKRNTGNETGHREQETQGTKRTHREQETQGTRRTQGNKNTGNENGHTGNKKHRERDGHTGNKKNRERERTTGNKGKTGKRPGTQEQEHINEKTQREQETQETRPDTQGKKKKQGTKRTHREQQTI from the coding sequence atgagaaaCGTAACAGGGAACAACACCGGGAACGAAGACACACGGGAACAAAAACACAGGGAAGAGAACGGACACACAGGGAACAACAAAACAGTGAAGAGAACGGACACACAGGGAACAACAAGACAGAACGAAAGGACACAGGACAAAACACAGGAACGAACCGGACACACAGGGAACAAGAAACACAGGAACAGACCGACACACAGGGAACAAGAAACACAGGGAACGAAGGCAACGGGACGCACAGGGAACAAGGGAACACACAGGGAACGAGAACGGACACACAGGAACAAGAAACACAGGGAACGAGACCGGACACACAGGGAACAAGAAAACAGGAACGAGACGGACACACAGGGAAAGAGAACGACACACAGGAACAAGAAAAACAGGGAAAGAGACCGGACAAACAGGGAACAAGAAACAAGGAACGAGAACGGACACACAGGGAAAAGAAACACAGGGAACGAGACCGGACACAGGGAACAAGAAACACAGGGAACGAAACGGACACACAGGGAACAAGAAACACAGGGAACGAGACGGACACAAGGGAACAAAAACACAGGGAACGAGAACGGACACACAGGGAACAAGAAACACAGGGAACGAGACGGACACACAGGGAACAAGAAAAACAGGGAACGAGAACGGACAACAGGGAACAAGGGAAAAACAGGGAAGAGACCGGGCACACAGGAACAAGAACACATTAACGAAAAGACACAAAGGGAACAAGAAACACAGGAAACGAGACCGGACACACaggggaaaaagaaaaaacaggGAACGAAACGGACACACAGGGAACAACAAACAATTTAA
- the LOC117330995 gene encoding repetin-like: MCNEHERHKKDVNKKKDRETENAETQKGRKQKNKPRDTRGRKGHAGTRKHRGKRPTGHSEKETWRQPGQRKKNPGNKKSQRERELETTGEQQDQEKRRRTNREQQRNETGHTGNKKHRERERTHREQETQGTRTDTQGTRNTGNETGHTGNEKRTHREQEHTGNETGHTGNKKHRERERTHREQETQGTRTDTQGTRNTGNENGHTGNKKHRERDRTHREQETQGTRRTTQGTRNTGNETGHTGNKNTGNWNGHTGNKKHRERDRYTQGTRNTGNEKRTTQGTTNTGNETGHTGNNKHREREPDTEETRNTGNETGHTGNKKTQWTENGHTGNNKHREREPTHREQQTQGTRTDTQGTRNTGNETDTQGTTNHRERERTDTGNNKNRRTETGHTWNKKHRERERTTHGQETQEKRSDTQGKKITGKKTNTTGKSKRKHRDAEKQKTERERTASKNETGVKRGRQRTAKKPGGNKEQSRERERTHRNIGKHQGTRHGHTGNKKRPEEKEHSGYEVKKREESRNVHAW, translated from the exons ATGTGTAATGAACATG AACGACATAAAAAGGATGTAAACAAGAAAAAAGACCGGGAAACGGAGAACGCTGAAACACAGAAGGGAAGGaagcaaaaaaacaaacccaGGGATACGAGAGGGAGGAAAGGACACGCTGGAACAAGGAAACATCGGGGAAAGAGACCCACGGGACACAGCGAGAAAGAGACCTGGAGACAGCCGGGACAGAGAAAGAAAAACCCCGGGAACAAGAAATCACAAAGGGAACGAGAACTGGAAACCACAGGGGAACAACAAGACCAGGAGAAACGGAGACGGACAAACAGGGAACAACAAA GGAACGAGACCGGACACACAGGGAACAAGAAACACAGGGAACGAGAACGGACCCACAGGGAACAAGAAACACAGGGAACGAGAACGGACACACAGGGAACACGAAACACAGGGAACGAGACCGGACACACAGGGAACGAGAAACGGACACACAGGGAACAAGAACACACAGGGAACGAGACCGGACACACAGGGAACAAGAAACACAGGGAACGAGAACGGACACACAGGGAACAAGAAACACAGGGAACGAGAACGGACACACAGGGAACAAGAAACACAGGGAACGAGAACGGACACACAGGGAACAAGAAACACAGGGAACGAGACCGGACACACAGGGAACAAGAAACACAGGGAACGAGACGGACCACACAGGGAACAAGAAACACAGGGAACGAGACCGGACACACAGGGAACAAGAACACAGGGAACTGGAACGGACACACAGGGAACAAGAAACACAGGGAACGAGACCGGTACACACAGGGAACAAGAAACACAGGGAACGAGAAACGGACAACACAGGGAACAACAAACACAGGGAACGAGACCGGACACACAGGGAACAACAAACACAGGGAACGAGAACCTGACACAGAGGAAACAAGAAACACAGGGAACGAGACCGGACACACAGGGAACAAGAAAACACAGTGGACCGAGAACGGACACACAGGGAACAACAAACACAGGGAACGAGAACCGACACACAGGGAACAACAAACACAGGGAACGAGAACGGACACACAGGGAACAAGAAACACAGGGAACGAGACGGACACACAGGGAACAACAAACCACAGGGAACGAGAACGGACAGACACAGGGAACAACAAAAACAGGCGAACAGAGACCGGACACACATGGAACAAGAAACACAGGGAGCGAGAACGGACCACACATGGACAAGAAACACAGGAAAAGAGAAGCGACACACagggaaaaaaaataacaggAAAGAAAACGAACACAACAGGGAAATCGAAACGGAAACACCGGGATGCGGAGAAACAAAAAACGGAAAGGGAAAGGACAGCGAGCAAGAACGAGACCGGAGTAAAGAGGGGACGACAACGAACAGCAAAAAAACCGGGGGGAAACAAAGAACAAAGCAGGGAACGAGAACGGACCCACAGAAACATAGGAAAACACCAAGGAACGAGACACGGACACACAGGAAACAAGAAAAGACCGGAAGAGAAGGAACACAGCGGTTATGAAGTGAAAAAAAGGGAAGAGAGTAGAAATGTACACGCTTGGTAA